TTTAGATTAGAAGAGCAGCCAACCGCACACTATTTAAAACTTAATCGCCGACCAAGGCCAAAGGCTTCGTTGCCAAAGTCGACTGGAGGCTTTCATCCAAAGCACGATGACCCCTCTCTATCTGCCAGGCGGCGCTGACCCTCATCAACGAATCTTTACAAAACATCTGTTATATTTTTGGATGGCACAAATgaaattgataatttatttttatgtattaataggagatatattaaaaaaattaataatagacTACTCacttaaaaatgaaattaacttatgatttaaaacaaaaattaaaaagataatttatttttaatatattaaattttctttttaatatatacaATACGAGgcattataaatattttctttttattttgaattaccCATCCATCTctagaaaacaaaaattaaaaagataatttattttttacaaagatGAAtgcttaatataaatattttaattcattaattaattataaataatattatcaataatttattaacattAATCTCATTCCTAATCCTGCTCAAATTAAATGATGACAGATGAGCACCATCAGAATAGACACATAGCATCAAACTTCCTAATTGGATTCGCATTACAAATCCTAGTTGGAGGTGGAAAGCTTTTAGACAAATctctatgtatatatataacctTGTAAATATTCTCAGAAAACAATTAcgatgatgctaatgttcttaGCCGATCACCTTCATCTTTCTCAACCTTTTATGATGATGCCACCGTCTGCTCCGCCTCTTTTGTCACTCGACAGTCTATTAGCTTACACGTACTATACAGCGCAATCGATAAACAGCAGTGCAAACATTACATGGTGGTGGATTCCAGCATCGATAATACTAGTGCTCCTTTTGTTTTTAATCTTTTTGTGGTATTTTATCTTCAGGAACCATGTCAATATAATTCTTGATATTGAAAGCGGAGTAGCACCGAACGAAGATGATCAGCCGGCGACTGTAGTGGCAGCTGCACCCACCAAGCCACGGCTGACGGGTCAGGCGGTGGAAGAAGCATTCCCGACGTTTGCTTATGGAGAAAACGAGAATTGCTATGAGTGTGCTATATGTTTAGAGGAATTGAAAGACGGAGACAAGTGCAGGATGTTTCTTCCTTCTTGTAATCACACTTTCCATAAAGCTTGCGTTGATCTCTGGCTTTCTGAGGATAATACATGCCCACTTTGTCGTGTCGTTTTGCTCTCGTAGCTCATCTCATCATAAATTCTGCCAATTTATgtgtttttagatatttttgtggttatttttttatatggggggaaaatatatttaaatactaaTTTCAATTTCAACTCTCTGCTCTTCAAAATAGGAAGGCCAGCAGGCTGGTCTGATCCAATTTTGGGTCGAAATCACAcattatgattttttaaattgaggGTTTTAGATTTAATTGCAGGtatcttttattataaattcatataattGCAAATTTAACATTGATGTGAGTCAATTATATtgattattttgaattaaacctCACAGAAAAAAACATGTATCGAGTCAAATGATTGAATGttgaagaaaaaatatttaaattgagcTGAACAAGCAAGATTTCAATCTGATTCTAAAGGAGAGAATAATCTCATTCGAATTTGAacctgaataaaaaaaaatcaattgaattaaattcttaaaaatttcTTACTGAATGTGAACTTTTTTCCGAAATTCTACCAGCTAGCAGTCTCCAGAAAAATATCCATAATATCCTGTCCTGTGAAATAGTGGAGCAGTTTATCACCtggaaaaaaaatgataaagaatAAGAGCACACTGAAGCATTTAGTTGGTAAACAAGAACTGTTTCATTGGCTTAGAAATTAGAATTCATCTACGATTGGTACAAAATTGTGGACGATACGCAATCCAACCTACAGCTACTTCAGCATGTGTAATGACTTTCTAAATGCCATCCAAAAGACTAGTAATAGCTTCAAAAATGCGCGCAGCTAAGTTCTCATCAGAAGCGCTGATAACAGTACTTGTTGCTTTAACTTCTATCATGGCTTTGTTTGGATCATGAATTTTTATGATCCCAACACTTTCTGATTCAGCAGCATTCATGCCTTGTTCTATAGATCCATTAATTCCCATCTTTGACAATATCGTGAGGAGCTTCCCCATATCAAGTAAACCACAATACAGTAGTGGTCTATTCTGTGAGGTGTCTGATACCTTGTTCCCAGATACCAACCAATATTTGCTCTCGTCTATTAATAGCTGTCCTTCCAGTCTCGTCACATCCATATTATTCTGTACCAGCTTTCTCCAGCGGAATCGAGTAGCCAACCCTGTTGCAATCTCTAGAACCGAATTGTCTTTCAAGCTTCGTATATCTATTGTTTCGTTTTCTTTGTAGTACAAGATTGAAAATGAATGTGAACTCGACTTTGAAACATTGATCTGCTGCTTCAAAACCTCTGGAAACTATGTTGTGCAGAAAATAGGAGGACAAAGAGGTTAATAAACAGAGTTAGGGAGAGACTTATCACAGAGGGAAGGACAACAAGCAGATTGTAATTACCACAACTATTTTTGGCTGCAACATCTTCAGTAACAGCTGAGCTTTCCTCATCCTGTTAATCAAATAGCACGTTAAGAGTTGTAAACAGAATACTTAACATAGTTTAAAAGTTTATAATGGATAAATATGTCTAGTTTCCTTATTTTTAAGGAATAATAAAGTAGGATGTGTACCAGAACATTCATTTTGAAAAGGTTCTAATCCCTTCATTTGGAGTGATTTACTTGGcaagaaaagaatttaaataaattcttacaaaatcatataaaatttcaacttttttccaatgaaaaattctttaaattaaaaCAATTGAATTCTTTCACTCCAACAAGAGAATTGTTAGAAAAGAAATCAATCGAATTAAATTCTTGTGGAATTCTTGATTCCAAATGGAGGGGATATGAACAGGACAAATTGCTTGGATAAATTATTTCTAGTTTCAGAAATACTGGTTTGCCAGTGCTTTGATCTCTTTTGCAAGATGAGGATAGGCCAAAATTTACTAAAGAAGTTGGAGCCAAAAATTGCTAGAATAATGCTAGTGGCGATTAAGCTGATGTATTATGGATGCTGCAGAAAAGAGTATCAAATCCAGCAAGGTCTCTTCTCTGCTTATAAAACAATGGTCCTTCAACACCAAAGCAATAGATGTTTCTGATGCAATGCAGGGCACGACAAAATAGCTTCTCTTAAGAGAAACAGAAAAAGTTTTAACTGAATTGGCATCATAAAGCAATCATGTATGATCATCCAACACCATAAATTTTCACAAAGTGGATACATTCAGGAACTACAACAGAAAGATAAGACCTTACCGCATACCAGAAAGGAATGAACAATGTAAAACCTTCATTGCTATTGGCTTGAAAGGCAAGAGAGCCATATCAACATCCAATCCATCCTGCAAATTGTAAATTCCTTGAGCCATTTCTTCAAATCAATAACAAACCTTTAATTTCAACTTCAAAAAACAAAGAGAGTTCTAGTTTCAAGAATAGAATTAGGGAAGCACGTTTCATAAGTCAGTGAGAAAACACAGAGCAGTTGGGCACCTGTAAAACAAGTAAAGAGTTTTGATCTCCACACCAACGTCGAAGTAAATGAACAATAGGACCCAGCCGCAGAGTCCAGTGAGGAGCAAATATAATGCATGGCTCCTGCCAATTGGCTCTAACCAAAAATGTTAGTTTGAGCAGTGAAAATTACCGTCCAGCTATGCATGCATGATCATTGATAATGCACTACCACAAGACTCTTCTTTTCCCTGATTTATCCTTTCTTTCTCAATTATTTCAAGAAACCATTATTGTACTAATctcataaaaattttttagGAAAAGCACAACTTTCAAGCAATATGTAAAGCAGCACTCTGGCAGACCTTTGAAACAGTGGTTTTCCACTTTGGCTTAACTTGTCTGATAATGCAATAGGAAACAATAATTACTACATTTTCTCATAAAAAAAGGTCGGGATGAAACATACAATCATAGATTGTCTTTAATAAAGATTAGCAAAGCACCAAATTCTAATAAACCACAAGAAGCACTAAAACACATTTGCATACACACAAAGGAATAAGAACTCTTCTGGAGCCAAGAAGAAAGTCCAAGTTTGAATGATAAAACAATTTCAAACTTGAAAGTACTTCTCACACAGAAGAGCCATAGTCATGGAAGACAcatttaacaaaaaattaatgatacttggccagTAAAGAGCACGTCATTTGCAAGAAATAAATGTGTGTGACAAAGATAGTATTCCATACATTAGGTTGGGCGAATGAATAGCAGGAAACACATGAAGCTTCTTTCCTTTAATGAGCTCGATGTGCGAAAACAATGGCTCACCAGAAAACAGCTGTCGATCATCAAAAGGAAAATCAAACATGTTTGCAAGCATATTACTAAAAATGAAATATAGTTctacacacacacaaaaaaacaaaaagcaagcctcaaaatttatttactttctcTTGCCGGAGCTTGGACAGCCATTCTGGTATGCGATTAGTGAATGCCAGTAGCTCTGCCGCTACAGAAGAGATAACATACATTGGAACCTAGAGAGCaataaatatttgattaaaaatgCAAAGAAGAGCCAATTAAGACCAGAGTATTTACATGCATACAGAAGACATCCAATCAGTGATAAATTTTATGTTTGATTGTGATAGGCGATTGCATCTTCTTTATAGAGCCAATATACATCGTGTACAATAAGCTATACCCATAAAAATTGATGTCAAAAGAGCAAATAATAGGTAATGATATCAAGTAGAGTTTCTATACCCAATAGTAAAGTTCTCTATTCTTACTCATGCTTTTTGGACAAGGGAGAAAGCATCACAAGCGAGCCTACTTGACAAATGGCACGCACAGAAAAGTTGATGACTAAATATACAAGGATTAATTATATGGAGGAGGCAAGATGGACTCAGTTAATCTCTTATTAATCCTAAATGGAATCCAGAAACTTGCACTTGCACTCAAAAATAGTCGCAAGTTTCTGAAAGCCTTGTATAAGTTGGTTGTTGTTTATGTGAACCCTAAAGCACCTCCATTCAGCATGCAGAACATATAAATTGCAAGTGAACACAACTTaagttgaaaaaataaatagttttcCTGATCCTGAACCTAAGAAACGGAGGCCAGACCTCATCCTAGAGGCTTATTTCCCAATATTCCAACATCCTTTTAAGCAATTAATTCACTACAAAGTCAAACAACAAACTAACATAAGATCAACTCACTATTAAGTGTTCTTAAGTTTCTGCATATACATGCaggaaaagcaaaaaaaaaaagaagaaaaagttcaCACTTTACCTTTACAGCTGAAGATTCAAGGAAATTCGGTATCTGCTCCAGCAACTGCAGAACAATCCCAAGTTGATTCAAGGGAATGAGGACAGAACCACCAGCCTTAACAGAATCCACAACACATGAGCATATAAAAGCTAGTTTCTTACTTTCCTCTATGCTCTCATCATTACTCGATAAGCATTCATTCAATTCTCTCCAACCATGTTCATCACTGCAACACCAGTTAAAACAGCAGATGTCAAACTGCACTGATCCAGAATCTAAAAAATTgtgaaaaagaaatgaattcTACAATCCCCATACTCGAGAATAGCAGTAAGGAATGTGACTCATAAGTAAATATCTCATTCAAAATATTCTTGTGGCCAAAACTAAAGCAATGTTACCTGAGAGTTGACAGACTGTTAGTAGCTGAAGCAGAATAGTTATCATGATGTTCAACATCTTCTATCACATCCTCAGATGTGAAGTCTGAATACAAGATCATATCAGTCCCTTGCAAAGCATGATAGTCAAAATCCATCGCATGAGCAGACACAAATATAGAGCTTGATAAACATGAAATACTTCCTTCTGGGCTTTCAACAGTCCAATTACAAGAGCCTATTTCTAAGCCTGAACTAAATGCCTTTAACACCAATGCCCCATTATGGCAGGTTGCTTCAGCATACTTCAGCTTTTGAATCTTTTGCAGACAATCCTTTACATCCACAGAACTGAACGacatttaaatgtttaatgatgagacATCAAACAAAACTTTGCTACTATGTAAGAGAGCACATGAAATAATCTAAGAGAGACCACTGCACCCTGAAGaaatattttgttaattacCTGTACAGTGGCATCCATCCACCCAGCTCTGATCCATCTTGACCTACAGCAACTTCCCTAAGAGGAGATGGAAGTAATTCAAGCTCTTCCCACTTCATCCATTGAGGAGAATCAGACTCCTCAGAACCATAGAAATGACGGAGTTCCATCTGCATTGAAACAAGAT
This genomic interval from Manihot esculenta cultivar AM560-2 chromosome 12, M.esculenta_v8, whole genome shotgun sequence contains the following:
- the LOC110628372 gene encoding E3 ubiquitin-protein ligase Os03g0188200 is translated as MMLMFLADHLHLSQPFMMMPPSAPPLLSLDSLLAYTNHVNIILDIESGVAPNEDDQPATVVAAAPTKPRLTGQAVEEAFPTFAYGENENCYECAICLEELKDGDKCRMFLPSCNHTFHKACVDLWLSEDNTCPLCRVVLLS
- the LOC110628222 gene encoding integrator complex subunit 9 homolog isoform X2, with amino-acid sequence MKFIYATEATARLGQLMLEDLVSMQMELRHFYGSEESDSPQWMKWEELELLPSPLREVAVGQDGSELGGWMPLYSSVDVKDCLQKIQKLKYAEATCHNGALVLKAFSSGLEIGSCNWTVESPEGSISCLSSSIFVSAHAMDFDYHALQGTDMILYSDFTSEDVIEDVEHHDNYSASATNSLSTLSDEHGWRELNECLSSNDESIEESKKLAFICSCVVDSVKAGGSVLIPLNQLGIVLQLLEQIPNFLESSAVKVPMYVISSVAAELLAFTNRIPEWLSKLRQEKLFSGEPLFSHIELIKGKKLHVFPAIHSPNLIANWQEPCIIFAPHWTLRLGPIVHLLRRWCGDQNSLLVLQDGLDVDMALLPFKPIAMKVLHCSFLSGMRMRKAQLLLKMLQPKIVVFPEVLKQQINVSKSSSHSFSILYYKENETIDIRSLKDNSVLEIATGLATRFRWRKLVQNNMDVTRLEGQLLIDESKYWLVSGNKVSDTSQNRPLLYCGLLDMGKLLTILSKMGINGSIEQGMNAAESESVGIIKIHDPNKAMIEVKATSTVISASDENLAARIFEAITSLLDGI
- the LOC110628222 gene encoding integrator complex subunit 9 homolog isoform X1 produces the protein MKFTCLSKGNGFHFPPCYVLHVNGYRVLLDCPLDLSALTIFSPVPADFCPLVLDESSNCSVHESLDMGSESAKRHKIEKPLDAKDLIYAEPWYKTLKNLHIWDPSFFDIVLISSTMGMLGLPFLTRSKGFSAKIYATEATARLGQLMLEDLVSMQMELRHFYGSEESDSPQWMKWEELELLPSPLREVAVGQDGSELGGWMPLYSSVDVKDCLQKIQKLKYAEATCHNGALVLKAFSSGLEIGSCNWTVESPEGSISCLSSSIFVSAHAMDFDYHALQGTDMILYSDFTSEDVIEDVEHHDNYSASATNSLSTLSDEHGWRELNECLSSNDESIEESKKLAFICSCVVDSVKAGGSVLIPLNQLGIVLQLLEQIPNFLESSAVKVPMYVISSVAAELLAFTNRIPEWLSKLRQEKLFSGEPLFSHIELIKGKKLHVFPAIHSPNLIANWQEPCIIFAPHWTLRLGPIVHLLRRWCGDQNSLLVLQDGLDVDMALLPFKPIAMKVLHCSFLSGMRMRKAQLLLKMLQPKIVVFPEVLKQQINVSKSSSHSFSILYYKENETIDIRSLKDNSVLEIATGLATRFRWRKLVQNNMDVTRLEGQLLIDESKYWLVSGNKVSDTSQNRPLLYCGLLDMGKLLTILSKMGINGSIEQGMNAAESESVGIIKIHDPNKAMIEVKATSTVISASDENLAARIFEAITSLLDGI